The sequence tcgctgatgctctgccttgacttgctgacaagtcaagcatttGAAAACAAACTGACCAATATCTCCCTTCATATCCGGCCACCAATACAAGGTCCTCAAATCTCAGTACATCTTCGTACCCCCTGGATGGATGGAATACGGAGATGCATGTGCCTCTGACATGATATCTTCTCTCAACTGATCAGTACTCGGTACCCACATACGTCCTCTGTATCAAACAATGTCATCATCCACTGTATAAAGAAGACTACCCTTCAACTCATCCTTGCGCCTCATGCGCTGCAACTACTCATCAATGGTCTGTCCCTCTCGAATCCGATCCTGTAGAGTCGGTTGTACTACAAGAGTGGATAATCTCGGTGCGTGCCCACTGGAGTAGATCTCTAggtcaaacctctgaatctcatccTGTAGAGGTTGCTGAACTGAAACACAAGACAACACTGAAttcttccgactcaaagcatcggctactacattagctttaccatggtggtagctaatgtcacagtcgtaatccttaacTAACTCCAATCAtcgacgttgtctcatattcaactccttatGGGTGaagaaatacttgagactcttgtgatcagtgaaaatctggcacttcttaccgtacaagTAATGTCTCCATATCTTAAGCGCAAACACAACAACTGCAAGCTctaagtcatgcgtcggatagttcttctcatgagtcttcaactgtctcgatgcataagcaATCACCTTACCATTCTGCATAAGAACAGCGCCTAAGCCCATCTTAGACGCATCTGTATACACCACAAACTCCTCAAGATCCATTGGCACTGCCAACACTGGTGCAGAAGTAAGTGCCTCCTtaagctgatcaaagctcctctgacactcTTGGCTCCAAACATACttggcattcttcttggtcaatgatgtcaagggtactgctatagaagaaaaacccttgatgaacttccgatAATAACCGGCTAAACCCAAGAAGTTGCGTATCTCAGAGgcattcttcggaattcccCAATTCTGGACAGCCTCGACTTTTGATGGATCCACTGCTATGCCCTCCTTAGAAACAATGTGGCCCAagaatgccacctgctcgagccaaaacttgCACTTGCTGAATTTCGCAAACAACTTCTGCTCTCTCAAAGTCTGCAAAGCTGTCTGCAAATGATGTCTATGCTCCTCCAAGCTCCTCGAATATATtagaatatcgtcaatgaagacaatgacgaactgatcaagatatggcctaaagacacggttcatgagatccatgaaaaccgccgGAGCATTAGTcagtccaaatggcatcaccataaactcgtaatgcccataacgtgtccgaaaagcagtcttggacacatcctcTTCTTTGACTCAAAGCTGATGATAACccgatcgcagatcgatcttagaaAACATCGAAGCTCCcttcaactgatcaaataaatcctctatcctcagcagtggatatttattcttccGGTGACTCTATTCAGCTCTCGATAGTCAATACATAACCTCATGATGctgtccttcttcttcacaaataagacCGGCGCACCCCAAGGTGTCACACTAGGGCGGATAAAGCTCTTCTCCAAAAGCTCTTGTATCTGATCCCGCAAATCTTTCATCTCAGTGGGAGCAagacgatacggtgccttagagataggcacagtacccgACATCAGGTCAATATTGAACTTCACCTCTCTGACTGGTGGAATTCCTACTACATCATCCGGAAATACATCCGGAAACTCACAAATGATCTCAACATCTGCAATAGATTTAGAAGACGGCTCATCCGCTGCAACTACTAAACTTGCAAGGAAGCCCTGACAACCCTTGTGCAATAACTTCTTTGCACGCACATAAGATATGACATGCGAATCACCACTGCTTTGAGCTGCAAGGAATATGAAAGAATCTCCGCCTGACGGATTCACTAAAACTGGTCGCCTCCGAAAATCTATCGAAGCTTCATTAACTGATAACCAATCCATGCCAAGAATGAGATCAAATCCTGACATCGGTAGAACCACTAGATCGGCTCTAATCATAttcccctgaagctccaactcaaCACCATTAAGTACACTAGAGGTAGTAAGAATCTCGCCAGATGGAAAGGTAACATCATAGCCCGTAACAGCATCCTCAGGTATAATGCCTACCCGCCTAACAAATTCTtgagagataaacgaatgcgtagcttCTGAGTCTAGCAACGCATACGTAGCATTACCTCTAACGAGGATCTTCCGTGCACTCAGAAAATATCCCAACGCAcatacaacttaagaataatTTAATTGAACCCATAATTCACAACAATTCCCTTAAGTATACTATTACCCAAATTCCTAGTCATTTCCTTTATACTACACATGCAAGAGCAATTCACTcaaaatatcatataaatacGAACTTTCCACGCTATCCAAATAATCATGCAAACTATCGAATCTTAAATACAAAAGTTAGATTACCCGTGATCAAAGACGTGTTTGGGtcagcctcctctgcctgcatgacaTATACACGCCCCGGGATGTTCCTCGCATTAGGGCAGTTCATCGCAACGTGCCCCGATAGCTTACACTTGTAACAGACACCTGAACCAGCCATGCACTGCCCCGAATGAGGCTTCTGACAAGTCTTGCATAAGGGAATACCTCCAGGATTTGGGCGGCTGCCCCTTTCTGCTGTGGCCTCTGTGTGCCCTGCTGCCTTTGCTGTGGTCTGGGAGGATTCGGGCCCTTAACCGgaccagtaaactgcttcttcgccgGCTGCAAAGACTGACCACGGAAATGctgctgaaactgcctcttctgCTGGTAAGCTGCTTGCATCTCCTTTCTCCCTTGCTCGGAGCTCAAAGCTCTCTTCACTGCTGCACTATAATTCGCCACATCAGCCATGAAAACGTCGTGCTTGATATCCAGTCGAAGCCCATCAGTAAAGTGCCTCAGCCTCTCCTGCTCGTCATTCGCAATCAGGGGCGCGAAATGGCATCCTCTCTCGAACTGCTTCACATATTCCGCAACAGACTTGTctccctgacggagactcataaactccctgATCAATCTGCCTCGTTCCTCTGCAGTGTagtacttctcaaagaacatAGTCCTGAAATTTGCCTAAGTCAGGGTCGTCAAGTTCACTCCGATTATAGCTCcttcccaccaaagagctgcatccTCCTTAAGCATGTAGATAGCACATCGAACCCTGTCAGCATCAGTGACTCCCATATAGGCAAATATGGTCTCTAAAGATCGGATCCACTCCTCAGCAACAAGTGGATCGGTAGTTCCCTTGAACTCCTTGGGCTACTTCTTCTTGAATCTCTCC comes from Henckelia pumila isolate YLH828 chromosome 4, ASM3356847v2, whole genome shotgun sequence and encodes:
- the LOC140860733 gene encoding uncharacterized protein; this translates as MFFEKYYTAEERGRLIREFMSLRQGDKSVAEYVKQFERGCHFAPLIANDEQERLRHFTDGLRLDIKHDVFMADVANYSAAVKRALSSEQGRKEMQAAYQQKRQFQQHFRGQSLQPAKKQFTGPVKGPNPPRPQQRQQGTQRPQQKGAAAQILECMAGSGVCYKCKLSGHVAMNCPNARNIPGRVYVMQAEEADPNTSLITVVCALGYFLSARKILVRGNATYALLDSEATHSFISQEFVRRVGIIPEDAVTGYDVTFPSGEILTTSSVLNGVELELQGNMIRADLVVLPMSGFDLILGMDWLSVNEASIDFRRRPVLVNPSGGDSFIFLAAQSSGDSHVISYVRAKKLLHKGCQGFLASLVVAADEPSSKSIADVEIICEFPDVFPDDVVGIPPVREVKFNIDLMSGTVPISKAPYRLAPTEMKDLRDQIQELLEKSFIRPSVTPWGAPVLFVKKKDSIMRSLEEHRHHLQTALQTLREQKLFAKFSKCKFWLEQVAFLGHIVSKEGIAVDPSKVEAVQNWGIPKNASEIRNFLGLAGYYRKFIKVLAVPMDLEEFVVYTDASKMGLGAVLMQNGKVRTTFTMTQFAELYIKEIVRLHGIPVSIVSDRDPRFTFAFWKSRHTALGTKLLFSTAFHPQTDGQSERVIQTLEDLLKACVIDFQGSWESRLPLVKFTYNNSFQASIGMAPYKALYGRQCRSHVHWNEVGERVLLGPGIVQQTADIVAQIRERMRTAQSRQKNYACNAPNLS